The Candidatus Melainabacteria bacterium genome includes a window with the following:
- the leuC gene encoding 3-isopropylmalate dehydratase large subunit has product MAGQAQTTANSKNSSKKEARSIVEKIWDSHVVTQLEGHPAVFAIDLMLIHEVTSAQAFQTLDAKGLKVFDPKRLLGTIDHSIPTRKNRWEIYDESAKAQVEALRQNCKNHGIPFLDFDKGQGIVHVVGPELGITQPGMTIVCGDSHTSTHGAFGALAFGIGTSEVGHVLATGCLLQQKPKSMRVEFKGKAGKGVYAKDVILRLIAEIGVGGATGHVIEYVGDAIRNMTMEERMTVCNMSIECGARAGLIAPDQVTFDYLKGKPHAPKGRAWDEAVEHWKALVSDDDAQFDRRIEIDLSALKPMVTWGTNPGQGVQINQPIPSVKSLPEQEQGVAVRALEYTGLSEGATMQGTPIDWAFVGSCTNGRIEDLRVAASILKGKKIKDTVTFYVVPGSEAVMEQAVKEGLPEIFEAAGAQFRMPGCSMCLAMNDDKVPEGKRCISSSNRNFVGRQGPGSITHLASPATVAASAIEGRIASAENYL; this is encoded by the coding sequence ATGGCTGGTCAAGCACAAACAACAGCGAATTCAAAGAACTCTTCTAAAAAAGAGGCTCGCAGTATTGTCGAGAAAATCTGGGATTCACATGTTGTCACCCAATTGGAAGGGCATCCGGCAGTTTTTGCTATTGACCTGATGTTGATTCACGAAGTAACTTCCGCTCAAGCTTTCCAGACTCTAGATGCGAAAGGACTGAAGGTTTTCGATCCAAAACGATTACTGGGCACAATCGACCACAGTATTCCGACACGAAAAAATCGCTGGGAAATCTATGACGAGTCGGCTAAGGCCCAGGTGGAAGCCCTCAGACAAAACTGCAAAAATCACGGCATTCCATTTCTCGATTTTGATAAAGGTCAGGGAATTGTTCACGTCGTCGGACCGGAGCTTGGCATAACGCAGCCTGGGATGACAATTGTATGCGGTGACTCGCACACATCCACTCACGGCGCTTTCGGTGCATTAGCTTTCGGAATTGGTACATCCGAAGTTGGTCACGTGCTTGCCACGGGATGCTTGCTGCAGCAGAAACCGAAGTCGATGCGAGTCGAATTCAAAGGTAAAGCTGGCAAAGGTGTCTATGCCAAAGATGTCATTTTGCGTTTGATTGCTGAAATCGGCGTAGGTGGTGCGACCGGACACGTGATCGAATATGTCGGTGATGCGATTCGAAACATGACTATGGAAGAACGCATGACTGTCTGCAATATGAGCATTGAATGTGGTGCCAGAGCTGGTCTTATCGCACCGGATCAAGTTACATTCGACTATCTCAAAGGCAAACCGCATGCTCCCAAGGGTAGAGCCTGGGATGAAGCGGTCGAGCACTGGAAAGCGTTAGTCAGTGATGATGATGCGCAATTCGATCGACGAATCGAAATCGACCTCTCGGCATTGAAACCGATGGTCACCTGGGGAACCAATCCCGGGCAGGGCGTGCAGATCAATCAACCGATTCCGTCTGTCAAATCTCTTCCTGAGCAAGAGCAGGGTGTGGCGGTGCGAGCGCTTGAATATACCGGGCTTTCTGAAGGGGCAACGATGCAGGGTACGCCAATTGACTGGGCCTTCGTCGGTTCTTGCACTAACGGTCGTATTGAGGATTTGCGTGTTGCCGCTTCCATTTTGAAAGGCAAGAAAATCAAAGATACCGTCACTTTCTATGTGGTGCCGGGTTCTGAAGCGGTTATGGAACAAGCTGTCAAGGAAGGGCTTCCAGAAATTTTCGAAGCGGCGGGCGCACAATTTAGAATGCCGGGTTGCTCCATGTGTCTGGCTATGAATGATGACAAAGTGCCGGAAGGAAAGCGCTGTATCAGTTCTTCTAACCGAAATTTTGTCGGGCGTCAGGGTCCGGGAAGTATTACACACCTTGCCTCTCCGGCGACTGTCGCTGCCAGTGCCATCGAAGGACGGATAGCTTCTGCGGAAAATTATTTGTAA
- the leuD gene encoding 3-isopropylmalate dehydratase small subunit — protein MDKFEKLTSKVVPLPMTDVDTDLIIPAQFLTSISREGYGQNLFRRLRDNDPNFPFNQEKFKGAAILVAGENFGCGSSREHAVWALAGAGIKVVIAPSFADIFFSNSAKNGLVLVTLPASQVERILVEAQAGEYSVTVDLESQTVTLPGGETFKFEFDHFRKHCILNGLDDIDYILSFKEKISEFRAGQPTAVNCMQGESK, from the coding sequence ATGGACAAGTTCGAAAAACTGACATCAAAAGTGGTGCCGCTGCCGATGACGGATGTGGATACCGATTTGATTATTCCCGCTCAATTCTTGACGAGTATAAGCAGGGAAGGTTATGGGCAAAATCTGTTCCGCAGATTGCGTGACAACGACCCTAATTTCCCTTTCAACCAGGAGAAATTCAAGGGCGCTGCGATTTTAGTGGCCGGAGAAAATTTCGGCTGCGGTTCGTCACGAGAGCATGCGGTCTGGGCTCTTGCGGGTGCGGGCATAAAAGTTGTCATTGCGCCGTCTTTTGCCGACATATTTTTCAGCAATAGCGCCAAGAATGGTTTGGTTCTTGTTACGTTGCCAGCTTCTCAAGTCGAGCGAATACTGGTCGAGGCACAAGCTGGTGAATACAGTGTCACAGTCGATCTTGAATCTCAAACGGTGACCTTGCCTGGTGGTGAAACATTCAAGTTCGAATTCGATCACTTCCGTAAGCACTGCATTTTGAACGGACTTGACGACATCGATTACATTCTGTCATTCAAAGAGAAGATCTCGGAATTCCGAGCCGGCCAACCGACGGCGGTTAACTGCATGCAGGGAGAGAGCAAGTAA
- the leuB gene encoding 3-isopropylmalate dehydrogenase: MKKRIAVLPGDGIGEEVMAQALRVLEAVESRFEHEFEKVHGVVGGAAFDKYGSHMPNETLDLAYNCNAILFGSVGGPVADMDLPKWKNCEANSILNLRKTFKFNANFRPVKIFPELKDISPLRAEVIQKGVDMVFVRELLGDCYFGEHKQYSENGKRYGTDQIIYDEEQVAAIAHVAFKAARIRRNKVTSVDKANVLDSSKLWRAVVTEVSKDYSDVELEHMLVDNCAMQIIRDPSQFDVVVTTNMFGDILSDAAAVLPGSLGLLASASLNKDGFGLYEPPGGSAQDIAGTGVANPVAQILSVAMMLRYSFQLEAEATSIERAVSSALGAGCRTRDIYTKTASSENQIKLVNCEEMTDEILSYIKRPALV; this comes from the coding sequence ATGAAAAAGCGTATAGCAGTATTGCCCGGTGACGGTATCGGTGAAGAGGTTATGGCTCAAGCGCTGCGTGTGCTCGAAGCAGTGGAAAGTCGCTTCGAGCATGAGTTCGAAAAAGTGCACGGAGTGGTCGGGGGTGCTGCTTTCGATAAGTACGGAAGTCACATGCCAAATGAAACTCTTGACCTTGCCTATAATTGCAATGCCATTTTGTTTGGATCTGTTGGCGGTCCGGTGGCTGACATGGATTTGCCTAAATGGAAAAATTGCGAAGCTAATTCAATTTTGAACCTGCGCAAGACTTTTAAGTTCAACGCTAACTTTCGGCCAGTCAAAATATTTCCTGAGTTGAAAGACATATCGCCTTTGCGTGCTGAAGTAATTCAGAAAGGCGTGGACATGGTCTTCGTGCGCGAATTGCTGGGCGACTGCTATTTCGGTGAGCATAAGCAATACAGTGAAAACGGCAAGCGTTACGGTACAGATCAGATTATTTATGACGAAGAGCAAGTGGCGGCGATTGCACATGTTGCATTCAAAGCGGCTCGCATTCGTCGAAATAAAGTGACTTCTGTAGACAAGGCCAATGTTCTCGATTCCTCGAAACTCTGGCGAGCAGTTGTTACCGAAGTATCTAAAGATTACAGCGATGTCGAGCTCGAGCACATGCTTGTAGACAATTGCGCCATGCAAATTATTCGCGATCCGTCCCAATTCGACGTGGTTGTGACAACGAACATGTTCGGCGACATCCTTTCCGATGCGGCAGCTGTTTTGCCCGGGTCTCTGGGGCTTCTGGCTTCAGCCAGCCTGAACAAAGACGGGTTTGGTCTATATGAACCGCCCGGCGGATCCGCTCAAGATATTGCCGGCACAGGAGTAGCTAATCCGGTGGCGCAAATCCTTTCTGTTGCAATGATGCTGCGCTATTCGTTTCAACTGGAAGCGGAAGCGACATCTATTGAGAGAGCGGTATCGAGTGCATTGGGAGCAGGATGCAGAACAAGGGACATTTACACGAAAACTGCCTCGTCAGAGAACCAGATAAAGCTTGTTAATTGCGAAGAAATGACCGATGAGATTCTGTCTTACATCAAGCGCCCGGCGCTAGTTTAG
- a CDS encoding branched-chain amino acid transaminase: protein MQGKFMPLAEANVNIMTHAFMYGTAVFEGIRGYWNAEREQMYLFRLREHYERMIDSMKIMHLQTELSVDELCQVTVELLRQNKPTGDMYVRPSAYKCGQRVGPGLDQNPTDICIFTVPFGNYFKAQEGLKVMVSSWRRIEDNAIPARAKIVGAYVNTALAKTDAALAGYDDCIMLSENGHVSEGSAMNIFMVKNGQLITTSTSENILEGITRGTIIEIAEQELGLKTLCRSIDRSELYTADEIFFTGTGAQIAPCIEVDRRVIGSGHAGPLSLRIQDVYLDICRGVNQKYSQWLTPVFPEKQDEASAQSTPKHALGAAFNN, encoded by the coding sequence ATGCAGGGCAAGTTTATGCCTCTTGCCGAAGCGAATGTAAACATCATGACTCATGCGTTCATGTATGGAACGGCGGTCTTTGAGGGCATCCGCGGCTACTGGAACGCCGAGCGGGAGCAGATGTATTTATTTCGGTTGCGTGAGCATTACGAACGCATGATTGACAGTATGAAAATCATGCATCTGCAAACCGAGCTGAGCGTAGATGAGCTCTGTCAAGTAACGGTTGAATTGTTGCGCCAGAATAAGCCCACCGGTGATATGTATGTCCGACCCAGTGCTTACAAGTGCGGGCAACGCGTTGGTCCTGGATTAGATCAAAATCCAACTGATATCTGCATTTTTACTGTACCGTTCGGAAACTATTTCAAAGCTCAAGAAGGTCTGAAAGTTATGGTTTCGAGCTGGCGGCGTATCGAGGACAATGCTATTCCGGCACGGGCAAAAATAGTGGGTGCTTACGTAAACACGGCCCTGGCTAAAACTGATGCGGCCCTGGCCGGATATGACGATTGCATAATGCTTTCTGAGAACGGACACGTTTCTGAAGGAAGTGCCATGAACATTTTTATGGTAAAGAATGGTCAATTAATCACGACATCGACCAGCGAAAATATTCTGGAAGGCATCACGCGTGGTACCATAATCGAAATCGCGGAGCAAGAGCTTGGTCTCAAAACTCTGTGTCGTTCGATCGATCGCAGCGAACTTTATACCGCCGACGAAATATTTTTCACTGGCACTGGTGCGCAAATTGCTCCATGTATTGAAGTTGATCGTCGGGTGATCGGCAGTGGACATGCCGGACCCTTATCTTTAAGGATTCAGGACGTTTATTTGGACATTTGCCGGGGTGTAAATCAGAAGTATTCCCAGTGGCTGACGCCGGTTTTTCCAGAAAAGCAGGATGAAGCGTCTGCCCAATCAACTCCCAAACATGCTTTGGGTGCTGCATTTAACAATTAA